A region of the Falco rusticolus isolate bFalRus1 chromosome 6, bFalRus1.pri, whole genome shotgun sequence genome:
tttttattttatgtttcatagaatcatagaatggtttgggttgcaAGGGACCCTTAAAGGCCAGgccccctgcaataagcagggacatcttcaactagatcaggtttcTCAGAGCCCTGTCTAGCCTGACCATGAATGTTTctggggatggggcatctaccacctcttcGGGCAACCTGTGCCACCGTCTCgccaccctcactgtaaaaaatttcttcctttgatttGCCCGAAGCACCACAGAGCTAAGCTCAGTGTATGATGCAAACTAGGGATGCAGTTAAGGTTTGGATGCAGAAGTGGGgttaaataagtattttaattatGCTGGGCTCTGGACTTGTTGCTAGCTCTTCCCTTGGGACAGTGTCAATGTGAGACATGCTTCTGAGATGGCATTTCAGGTTCTGCTCCACCTTTCTTGGTTGCTGCGGGTGGAAGTTGCTGCTGAGAAGGGAGCAGGGAGTCCTGGGCACTTGCATCGTGTCAGATAAACCTTTGCAACCCagttgaaatggaaaaaactcAGTCTTGTGAAGGAACAGGAGGGCATGAAGAGAGCTGCTCATGAGCACTCAGATGTGTGGTTTGGTGGATGTGTTAAATACCCTTCAGTTAagctaaaaatgcaaaatttaacAGTATTGGCCCTAAGAACCAGTCAGTTTTCCCTGGCAACTTAATCAGCGCTTGCACATTGTCATCTTGGGAGAGCAACACTTTTGCCTAGTGATTAGCATTTAAGCAGTCCAAGCTGTTCTTCATTTGTTAAACAATTAATAAATGCATCATCCTGTTGACGCATCACTGCTTATCATTGCATTATAACTGcattatcaatgctaatcatTTAGCACTTGGGGATTGTTTTATGTAAATCCTGGAGCTGGAGCCAGTATTTCTTGCCATCAGGGCTGTTATTGCTCCACATGCAGAAATACGGAGCCTGGGTGGCGAAGGCAGGGGCGGTAGGGCCAGGGAGTGGctctccagcagcttcccactGGGGTGCTGGGACACCTGGGCTGGCTCCAGTGTCTTGTGCACGGAGATAGAAAATACGGGGTGGTTTTGGCTCTAAGCTGTGAGTCTTAATGTTCCTGTTGCACAGTGAGGCACCCCCTTACACCCCCCTCCCACCAAATAGGATGAAAGTGTGCTGGGTGCAGAGTATGGGAAACGCTAGGAAAAGTACACCTGcgttttttccccttccctgttttgtatttgctttttccGATGAACTGACCTCAGGCTCTGTCCTCTGGGTCCTGGCGAGCGCTGGCTTTGCTTGCATGGTTGAATCTTGCTTGCGGGGTTGGACCTGGCAGGGACCTGTCCTAcccggggagaccttacaggCCTGTCCCTTCCCCAGTACGCATCTTAGCCAAAAGCCATGCCATAGTTCTccacatgaaggaaaaaacctggGTTTTCTAACCCAGCTCAGGCATGCCACAGCTTTTGCAGCAGTCAGCCCGTAGGGACTGTGTGCCAAGGCACCTCTGTTGCTCAGAGTGGAGGTTCAAGGAGATGATGAGCAATGTAGGTAGGTGGGAAGTGCTGCTCTTGGTGCTTTCCATCCCTAACCTGCTCCTGTGACCCTGGGATTCTGAGCAGCATGTTTCTAATTCATTTATGTTCCTGCACTGTGGGGGACAGCCACAGTCCCCAGGTgagggctggggaagctggCACCCTGaatctagttgaagatgtcccagCTCATTGCAGGGGActtggacaagatgacctttAATGATCCCTTCCCAtgcaaaccattctgtgatttgaTGGAGGAGGGATTATTGCATGTGGGCATCCCTTGACCAAAGCTGGTTTCCAAACTAGGAGATGCTAGGGTACAACAGTGGGAGCCGGGAAGGTGTCCACATCACTGCGTTCTTCTGCTCAAtgactgaagtattttattacTTGAAATGGGAAAGTGAGTTGTGCTGGAAGTGCTCACATCCTCCAAAGGCACCAATGACCTGGCAGTGCCAGTGTGTGCCATGTTGAGCATGCAGTGCGTCTGCCAAAGGCTGTGCGGTTCATCTTGGCTGTTTGTCCTGCCTAATAGGCAATCCTGAGTaagggatttttgttttttcttcctccccactcCCAGACATGCCGTCTGTATATTCTACCTAGTTCTCCGTGCCCTGGACACTATAGAGGATGATATGAGCATCAGCTTAGATATAAAGGTCCCGATGCTGCATGAGTTTCACTCCTATCTTTATCAACCAGAGTGGAAATACATGGAGAGCAAGGAGAAGGACCGGCAGGTGCTGGAAGACTTCCCAACGGTAAGGCATCCATCTTCTTGCTTCAGCTGCCTTGTGTCACCTTTGTGTGCATGGTTGTCTTTCCATGTAcacctgcctgtgcctgctgaGCTCGCTGAGTCCCTGGTGTGCCCATAGCTCTTTCAAAGAGCTCCATCACCTGCACGTGGGGCtgatgcagagctggggggagaAACCCAGACATTGTGCAACTCTCTGTATGAGCCAGAGATGATCTGTCTGTGGAAAAGTTCCAGCTCTAAAAAGTGGCTTTTTGCCTCCGCTGTTGGAAGAGTAGGTGACAGTTGCCTTGCAGACAGCGGTTTTGGATTTGTTGTCGAACACTGTGCATTGCCTGGCTTGAGTGTCCTGTGATCCCTAACAGGGtagggagaggaggaaagctTGTCTGGCCATCCGGCTTGTGGATAGGCTAGCATTTGCAGTGGTCCTGCAGGATGTGCCCTAGAGCTACAGGAGTCTCTGTGCAGATCTTTAACATGCTTATGAGATATAAAGCTCCCCTGGGTGTTGGTAACAATATTGCCCAAAGTCTTATTGCTCTAAGGATCCATCTAAAAGGAAGCCACAGAGAGTCTGCATCTCCACTAGCAAGCTGAAGCAGTATCAGAGCCTGTTCTTTGACCTGGAGGCAGATTGAGAAAGTCTGGCCATGTCCAAGCCATTACACTCTCTCAGCGTGCTGAACAGCATGGTTGCATCGCAGACTGTCCTTGGGAAGTGTTTTCTGACCCACGCGACTTCCCAAGCACTGCCTGGGGATTGCTTGGGGTCAGAAGCACGTCAGGGACCATGCTGCTTGGAGGTAGCTGCAGGGGACTGAGTCCGTACTTGATATTTAAGCTACTGGTGCAGATGTAGCTGTAGGGCCTTGACTTTGTGCTGAAGGTGCTCAGgatggcaggcagcagagctgaaacGATGATGCTcatcctcagctcctgccaggtTTCAGCCCCAGCAGAAGCGGTGGGGTGGTGGAGCTTTGCTGCGCCGAGATGCAGCATCTCCCAGTGCCATGTGAACCCACAGAGTAGAAAGAGGAATCTGTCTGGCCAGTCACCCTAGAGGGGATGGACCATTAAGCCTCCAGCCCATGGAGATGCTGTGGCTGGAAGGCaaggctgggctctgctgggtgGGATACAGATGTCTGGTTTCGGTGAGGGCCAAGGAGCGGCCCTCGGTGAATGCTGGAGTTTTGCTGATGCTTGTGTTGATCAGTAATAACTGGGTTTATTATAAGTTCTGTTTAAGAGAAAGTATAATAATTAGTGAGGAGCATTTCATTTCTGAGGAAGTTCTATTTTGTTCAGcttcttaacattttaaattttttgtacCCTTACCAggctttccccagcagcaggaataGGGTGATTGTTTGGAAAACTGAGATGTATTGTAAATTTTGATGCTCAGCATTGGGATAACAGTGGCTGTGCCCTACCTAGGAGGGAGATGCACTATAGGGCGTGACTGTGTCAGAGGATTTTTGATGTATAATGATAGAGAGATAGCAGGTGTGTGAATGACTTGGTACTTTAGAAGAGCTTTTGAGAAGGTGTTTATGGCACTTAGTTGTTCTCTCTTGGTTATTCACTGGCGCAATCTGAGCTCATGTTCAGGTATGGTTTTAATAATATTTGGCAGAGGTGTACTTGCAAGTCGTGCTTCTCTGGGTAGTGGATTGAAGCCATTGAGACAGAAGCAGAGTCGATATGCTTATGTTATAGACAGAGTGAGGCACAGGGCAAGGACGTGCCACCAGCTGTGGATAGAGTCAGGAGGAGAGCCTGGGTCTGCAGTGGTGCCTGAGCAGCAGTTGTTCAGACCGCTGTCCTTATCAGACGCAcaccctgggctggctgcagttACCCACTGGTGGAGAATAAAGCTTAGTGCAATAAAATGTGGTGCTCCACAGttctgggaaggggagggatgcacttttaaatttcttttcactgtgaCAAGGGATTGAGTCACTGCATCATGTTATTGGACATGCAGAAGAAAGATTTCACACTTTCTCTGTTGCTTGATGCCTTTCCAGTTGTGCAAAGAGTGTCCTGCAAagccagagctggagagggCTCAGGGGATCAGGACACCAGAAGCCTCCTTGGTCTTTTCCCATGGTTGAAATAATGGAGTGCTCtcacaaattacaaaaaaacccaacccagctCTGTGTACCAAGCATAGCTAGTTTTGTTCTGTAGCTCCCAAATGATACTAGCCCAAGGCCACAGAGCCTTCCCAAAGATACTGCTGTGTCTGATCTCTTGCCAGAGACCATACATAGTGTTAGACTGAGAACACACTGAGCCTCTCCTGTAAGGGCCTTGAAACAACTCTGGTTGTTGGAGTTGTCCTAGGTCTCCAGCCAAGGCAGCATAAGAGCCTGGTAAACAgtctttttctgatttcttaatAAATGTGGAGCTCTGCTGGTTTTTCCTGACTTTGTTTCCTCCCCCACCCGCTCCATGTTCATTTGTGCTGCAGATCTCCATGGAGTTCAGGAACCTGTCAAAGGTCTACCAGGATGTGATTTCAGATATTTGCCACAAGATGGGCATTGGGATGGCAGAGTTCTTGGAGAAGAAGGTGGATTCTCAGCATGAGTGGGATAAGGTAAGTCAGCCCAGACTGAACGTGAGTAGAGTCCACCTTGTCTCTGGGGAAAGAGGAGATGGAGCATCCCTGTGGGCAGAGGGTTCAGTTGGGTGAGGGAGGCTGTGTGGGATTGGGAAGGCTTTAAGAGACTGCTGGCCCTGTGGTTAACAGGAGGACAGTGCAGATTGTGGTTGTTGCCTACCAGCACGTGTTTTGGGTCACCCATCATGTCCACTGTTCCCCCGTGGGCAGTTCAttcagctgctggaggcagagtGGCAGCTTGGTGGGACATCCTTGGTAAGGTGTTTGCTGGCCATGGGAAAGCTGAGACATTCTAGGGAGGGCAATGAGAACTTGCAGAAAATGCACTGTCAATTACTTCTGAGCATCATTTTTTCAGAACTTGCTGTGGGAAATAGGCAGCATTTTGTAACAACTGTTCCTTTTATCTTGGTTTTTTCTGTCCCTTCCTTTCTCGGTGCCTCACAGTATTGTCACTACGttgctgggctggtggggatTGGCCTTTCCCGTCTCTTCTCTGCATCAGAGCTAGAAGATCCTATCGTTGGGCAGGACACAGAGCTGGCAAACTCCATGGgccttttcctgcagaaaaccaACATAATCCGTGACTATCTGGAGGAccagctggagggaagggagtTCTGGCCCAGAGAGGTGAGGGAAAGCACTGCCTTGGGGTGAGTGTTTCTGCTGTCCTTCTTTGGGAAATGCGCTAGGACTGAAGGTGCTGCTGTCGCTGCTCCAATACAGTGAGTTGCATCCTCTGATTAGAAGGGTTCCTGCTGGAATTCCCTTTGAAATCCTCAAAGCCAGGTTTTTTCCCACTGTTTGTTGGTGTCCCTTGACAGTCTTTCATATTCTGTCCAAGACCTATAATGGATGGAGCCAACCATCCATGCTTCCCAGGACACCTGCCTTGGGAATGCATTAAAGGGTGCACAGCAGAAAGGGCACAGCTAAAATTGCATTATCTCTCATGTCCCTGTAGATCAAAGTTAATAGGAGAGACATGGTCGTCTGCTTTAATTTTACTGAAACCCTACAGTAAAGCTGTGCTGTGTGAGATCACTACTGTTGGCTGTACATCTTCTTGATAGTAACATTTCTTGTAGTGACAGCCGGCTGACAAGTTCCACATCTATCTACAGCTGTCTGGGTACAGATGTGGGGACAAGGTGATGTCTCCCCACACCACCAAGAATTTATtgagcagcttttcctttccccctctctgTTAGGTTGTTAGGAATGAGGGAGAATAAGCCTGTGTGAGATGAGGGTACCTAGTTGGTTCCCAAAGGCAGGattcagctctgcctgtgcctgaCAGATGTTTGTCTGCTCTTCTTCAGGCTCTCCAAgaatttttctctcccttttccacGTGGCTCACCTGTCTCAAGAGTATTTCTTGACGTGAGCCCGATGTGTGACTCACCTTTTCCTTGCTGTAGCTAGAGAAGATGGGAGATGAGTTGCATCTTTCTTCTTTACAATCCCTTTGTATATACAAAGGCCACTGTCATATCTCTGCAGCCTGCCCGCCCTTCTTTTCTTTAGCCTAGTAAGCCTCAATCCTTCAAGGCTTTTGTGGGTCTCTGGCGGTTCTTGTTGCTCTCCCAGACCTCAGACTGTTAGTGATGTCTCTCTTAAGGCATGCATGTGCCCTCCAACTTGTGAGTCGTTATCTTGATGTTTAGGTTTGGAGCAGATACGCAAAGAAGCTCTCAGATCTTGCCAAACCAGAGAACATTGATATGGCTGTCCAGTGTCTGAATGAGCTCATCACCAATGCCCTCCACCATGTCCCTGATGTCCTCACATACTTATCCCGCCTGAGAAACCAGAGTGTCTTTAACTTCTGTGCTATCCCCCAGGTGAGTTATGTTTTTAAGTGGTTCTTCATCATCTGCAGCCCAGCTGATGAGACATTGGAAGTGAAGGAGGTTATTTATCATGTTGGTATTAGCTGGTTTTACTCTTCATCTCTTCTAtctcttctttctgtccttGTACCTACGatttctgctgctggtgagaTTGTGGCTCCACTCCAGAATGTCTTGCCATTGATTTCACTAGGGCCAAGGTTACTCCTTTGACAAGCTCCCCACAGTGCGGTAAGGGCTCTTCATGTTTCTCCTTAGGTGATGGCTATTGCCACGTTGGCTGCTTGCTATAACAACAAGCAGGTTTTCAGGGGTGTAGTGAAGATCCGGAAGGGACAAGCCGTCACTCTCATGATGGATGCCACAAACATACAAGCTGTCAAAGCCATCATGTACCAGTATGTGGAAGAGGTAAGTTGAACAGTTTGCTTTGAGTACTCTCTGGCTGGTCCCATCGTCGCTCCTGGCGTGGGATTGAGAAGACATGTAAATCTGTTAATCCTTTCCTAGGAATCCTAGGATTCAAGGAATGTTAGGATTCCCAGAATCCTAGTTGGTTCAGTGCTGGCACTGGTTTTGGCCTGGACCAGGCTGGGTGCTTGATGGGTTCCCTTGAACGTACCCTTGGTCTGTGCCTGTGTTGAGGGGTAGAGACTGAAGTCCTGCCATCCTTCTGGTGGAAGGACTTCAGTGGAAGGACTTCAGAAGGGAATCAGGGCTTCacctgggctgggcaggcacAGGGGACCTTCCCCACAGCACACTTCTGAACAGGCGCCATCGTCTCCCCATGGGCAGCGCCGGCAAGCagtcttgttttctctgtgtctgtAGTTGCAGCTGGCAGCATGATGTGGTGGTGGTTTCCTTGTGCTGTGTGGCCAACAGTAGTAAGAGCAGCTCTTCACAGGTGGTTAAAGCAGTGGGACTCCCAGCTTCAGGGTACAGTGGAGGTTAAGACTTCATGTGGTGGAACAACTGGTGGATGGTTTCACGgggggtaaaaaaacccaaccccaaactcAAATCCAGTGAGGGctgttaaataaaaagacattacTTCTGCACCAGGGAGACCCTTTAGTTATTAGAGCTCCCTTTGCGGGCTGGCCAACCCCATGGCAAGGGACAGTGACACACCTCAGCACCTTAGTCCAGAAGAGGCTCTCTGTGCACACTTCCTGAAGAACCGTGCAGACAAGTATCCCAAAAGCCATGGGGTTTGCAGACCACGaagagaaaaacccaaagaCCATGGTGTTATGTGATGGAGGGTGGCAGTCACACCAGCTGCTGGTCACCACTGGGGTATCCTCACTGGTTTGAAGTGGGATGTAGCGCAGCGGCAGTGGGTGAGGGCTGGGGGCAAGAACCGCTGgtcccagcagcaccacctgTGGTTGAGGGATTGTGTCTGCGGTTGCGTGGTCCATCTGCCATCGCGGGGTGCCCTCAAGAGGCTGCTTGGCTTAGTGCAGTGCTCAAGGGAAGCAGGCCCTGGCCCCATCCAGGCATCCCTTGCAGCTGGTTCTTGCTCCATGGCAGTCCACCACTGAGGTTGCTCTTGAGGATGTGGTGGCCCTTAAGGCTTCCTCTTGCACCTGTTTGTCCCCTTAACCTTGAGCAGGAACCATAACTactccttcttccctccccagatCTACCAGAAGATCCCAAGCACTGACCCGTCATCCAACAAGACACAGCAGGTCATCGCCTCCATCCGTGCCATGAGCTTGCCCGGCAGCCCCATGGCATCACGCCACCACTACTCCCCCATCTACCTGTCATGCGCCATGCTTCTGGCCGCCCTGAGCTGGCAGTACCTGAGCACCATCTCCAAGGCCACCGAGGAGTACGTCCAGGCGGGCGAGAACTGATGGCcagcgggcgggcggggggagagATGGTTGGCAGATGGGCAGTGGAGGCAGGAGACTCCTCGCCCCCTGCCGCTGTGGATGGCCAGGCACCCGAGGTGCCGCAGGGCCTGGGCCAGTGATGAGGATGGGATGCTGGCGATGAGGATGGGATGCTGgtgagctgcagccccagggcaaTGGTGTGGCATTGCCAGACTCCGCTCCTCACCACCCTTGCCATCTGCTTGGATCGTTACAAACACTAATTGGAGTCTTACTGTTTggagttgattttttttttttccctgtcctgtTGGACAGTttatgtgaattatttttttttttgttaggatGGTTTTAAATAGAAACTCCAGTTGCCTCTTTTCTTGCTTGAGATTTGAGACACATTTCCAGCTCAGAGCTGAGCAAAACCTTCTGGGTTTTGCCTCCCTTTCTTAGGCAGCCTCTTCTTCATTGCCTCTGGTGCCTGCTCCACACTGGAAGGATTGCTGCTTCAGCCAGGAGAGGAACATGCTTCCTTATTCAGGGAAAAAGCTCTGGCCACCTTCTGGTCCTCAGCCCAGGCTGGCTGAGACATCCTGCAGCCTGGAAACAGGCAGAGGCAATCACATTTCTGTTGTGCTGAAGGAGGCTGCTAGGCTTGACACAAGCCCTTTTAATGTTCAGTTCATAGGAGGTGGGATGCTCTCTCGACTTTAATGCACCCCCTGCTGAAAGCAGCCTGTTGCAgatccctgccctccagcacatGGCACCCTGTACTTGCAGAGCTTCATGCTTTCAGGGCTGGGAGGTGATTAAAATGAGAAGGGCTGCCGCATGGCCCTGAGCTAATCACCCCGTACCCGACCCAGGGTCTGGGCTCTGCACCACTTCTTCAGCCCAAGGGGGTGGGTGGCCATGGCAGGGCAGCACCACTGCAGCAGCGCCAGGTGCCTCTGCAAGGCCAGGAGAGCAAGGGTTTGCACCGTGCTGTCCCTCACGTGGTGCTTCTTGGGGGGCCTTGGCGAGTTGGTCACCCTGAAAaggcagcagggtgggctgggaagGCTTGAGCCACCGAGGGGGTGGCCAGGGCAGGTTTCCCTGGCCTACTTAGCTCCAGCTTGGG
Encoded here:
- the FDFT1 gene encoding squalene synthase isoform X1, with translation MNAAPMELLRKWLGHPEDIYNLLRFKMGGYRAIMPRIDPDSLGCGLRTCYRYLNQTSRSFAAVIQALDGELRHAVCIFYLVLRALDTIEDDMSISLDIKVPMLHEFHSYLYQPEWKYMESKEKDRQVLEDFPTISMEFRNLSKVYQDVISDICHKMGIGMAEFLEKKVDSQHEWDKYCHYVAGLVGIGLSRLFSASELEDPIVGQDTELANSMGLFLQKTNIIRDYLEDQLEGREFWPREVWSRYAKKLSDLAKPENIDMAVQCLNELITNALHHVPDVLTYLSRLRNQSVFNFCAIPQVMAIATLAACYNNKQVFRGVVKIRKGQAVTLMMDATNIQAVKAIMYQYVEEIYQKIPSTDPSSNKTQQVIASIRAMSLPGSPMASRHHYSPIYLSCAMLLAALSWQYLSTISKATEEYVQAGEN
- the FDFT1 gene encoding squalene synthase isoform X2, whose product is MSISLDIKVPMLHEFHSYLYQPEWKYMESKEKDRQVLEDFPTISMEFRNLSKVYQDVISDICHKMGIGMAEFLEKKVDSQHEWDKYCHYVAGLVGIGLSRLFSASELEDPIVGQDTELANSMGLFLQKTNIIRDYLEDQLEGREFWPREVWSRYAKKLSDLAKPENIDMAVQCLNELITNALHHVPDVLTYLSRLRNQSVFNFCAIPQVMAIATLAACYNNKQVFRGVVKIRKGQAVTLMMDATNIQAVKAIMYQYVEEIYQKIPSTDPSSNKTQQVIASIRAMSLPGSPMASRHHYSPIYLSCAMLLAALSWQYLSTISKATEEYVQAGEN